The Streptomyces sp. NBC_00483 genome contains the following window.
AACGACACGGCCCGCGCGGACCTCCTGAAGGCCACGCTCGCCCAGCTCGACACCCACCTCGCCGAACCGGTCGAGGACTGTCTGGCCGAGGACGCGGACGGCCGGCCGTGCATCGAGGCGAAGACACCGCTCGACCTGGAGCGGGACCTGCGGCTGCCCGGCGGCAACATCTTCCACCGGGAGCTCTCGTTCCCGTACTCCTCGGAAGACACCGGCCGTTGGGGTGTGGAGACCGGCCACGCGAACGTCCTGCTGTGCGGCGCGGGCGCCGTGCGCGGCGGCGGGGTCAGCGGGATTCCGGGGCACAACGCCGCGATGGCGGTGCTCGGCCACTGACCCCGGCCGCACGCGCGTAGACGCTAGGGCCTGTCGTTTGGATCAGGACCTAGTCCTGAGACGCCGTCCATCCCTTCGCCTCGATGCGGGACGCGTCCGCCGGGCGCGCGTCGTCGAACGCCACCGCGTCCCCGTCGAGGACGCGGATGCCGTCGACGTACGCGCCACGGCCGACGTACAACTGGTCCGTCGCGTAGCGCCAACGGAGCCGGAGCGGCGCCGCGACGAAGGGGCCCAGGTCGGCGGTGAGACGGTGCCAGGTGCGGTCGGCGTAACCGTCGACCGCACCGGACGGGTGGGCGTCGGAGCGGCCCGAGGTGAACGGCAGCGGCTTCCAGTTCTTGCCGCCGTCCGTCGACGTCTCCAGGAACAGGAAGTCGGAGTGCGGCTCCGTGTCCCACCACAGCTCGCAGCCGAGCCGCGCCCTGTCCGAGGCGAGACGCAGATCCGGCAGTGTCAGCGTCGCCGACGTGGCGCTCGCCATGCCGGAGAACCAGGCGGTGCGGCCGTGCTGGGGACGGACGGCGACCGCGCGCGCCATGTTGTCGCCCGCGGCGACCCGGGGAGCGGAACCGGATCGCCAGCTGCGCACGGGGTGCACGGAGTTGCCGAGCACGATGAGGAACGAGTCGGTCGTCGGGTCGAGCACGAGCGAGGTGCCGGTGAACCCGGTGTGGCCCGCCGTGCGCGGCGTCGCCATCGCGCCCATGTACCAGTGCTGGTAGAGCTCGAAGCCGAGGCCGTGCTCGTCGCCGGGGAAGTCCGTGTTGAAGTTGGTGAACATCAGGTCCACGGACTTCTGGGACAGGATCCTGGCCTTGCCGTAGATCCCGCCGTTGAGCAGCGCCCGGCCGAGCACCGCCATGTCCCAGGCGCAGGAGAAGACGCCCGCGTGGCCCGCGACGCCGCCGAACGCGTACGCGTTCTCGTCGTGCACCTCGCCCCACACCAGGCCCCGGTCCAGGCCCGACCAGGGCGCGCGGGCGTCCTCGGTGGCCGCGACCTTGGGCTTCCAGGAGGCGGGCGGGTTGTAGCGGGTGCGGGTCATGCCGAGCGGCCCCGTGATCCGCTCGGGGAGCAGCACGTCCAAGGGCTTGCCGGTGAGCTTCTCGACGACGAGCTGCAGCGTGATGAGGTTGAGGTCCGAATACAGGTACGTCGTGCCCGCCGGGTTGAGCAGCGCCTCCTTCCACAGGAGGGCGAGCTGCGCATCGTGCTCGGACTCCTTGTAGAAGGCGATGTCGGGCCGGAACCCGGAGGTGTGGGTGAGTAGTTGGCGGATCGTGACGTCCTGTTTGCCGCCGCCGGTGAACTCGGGCAAGTACGTGACGACCTTCGCCTCGAGTTCCAGCGCGCCGCGCTCCAACTCCTGCACCGCGAGGATGGAGGTGAACAGCTTGGAGATCGAGGCGAGGTCGAAAACGGTGTCGTCGGCCATGTCGATCTGCTGGTCCGCGGGGAACTCGATCCCCGTGTCCGTCTTGTCGTCGTAGTGGGAGTAGCGCACCGCCTTGCCGATCGGCTGGTGCAGCGCGACCGTGCCGCCGCGGCCCGCGAGCAGCACCGCGCCCGCGTACCAGGGGTGCTTGGGGCCGCCGGGGAAGGTGCCGAGGAACTTCTCGGCGTCGGCGACGAGTTGGCGCAGATGGCCCGCGAGCAGACCCGCGCGCTCGGGCGAGCCGCGCCGCAGGGTCGGTCGGCCCGCCGAGGCCTCGGCGGCGGCCGCGGCGGGGCCCGCGGGGAACGGGGTGAGGGCCAGGGCGCCGCCCAGCGCGAGGCCGGCCGCGCCGAACTGGCGCCGGGTCGGGCCGGAGCCCGTGGCGCCTCTGTGTGGTCTGTCCGCTGCTTCGGGTGCTCCGCTCATGAACGAGGCCCTTCTGAAAAATACTTTCGGGATCTTCCGAGTCGGATGAAATTTCTCTGTCAGTGCTGCCTCGTGTCAACACCCTTGCGCCACCCGCGCGTCATGACCGGCCGGTGAAGAATCTGACGCCGCATCAGAAAACCCCTTCCGTCGTCCGCCGCGCTGCGGCATCCTGCGCGCATGCAGACGGAGCTGAGCAAGAAACTGGGGATCGAGCACGCCGTCTTCGGCTTCACGCCGTTCCCTGCGGTGGCCGCGGCCATCAGCAGGGCCGGAGGCTTCGGCGTGCTCGGTGCGGTCCGCTACGCGGCACCCGACGAACTCAAACGCGATCTCGACTGGCTCGACGAGCATGTGGACGGCCGGCCCTACGGCCTCGACGTCGTCATGCCCGCCAAGAAGGTCGAAGGCGTCACCGAGGCCGACATCGAGGCGATGATCCCGCCGGAGCACCGGCAGTTCGTCCAGGAGACCCTCGCCAAGTACGGCGTCCCGGAACTCGCCGAGGGCGAGGCGTCCGGCTGGCGCATCACGGGCTGGATGGAGCAGGTCGCCCGCAGCCAACTCGACGTCGCCTTCGACTACCCGATCAAACTCCTCGCCAACGCACTCGGATCGCCGCCCGCCGACGTCATCGCCCGCGCGCACGAGCACGACGTCCTCGTCGCCGCGCTCGCCGGCAGCGCTCGCCACGCCCGCAAGCACGCGGACGCGGGCATCGACGTCGTCGTCGCGCAGGGCTACGAGGCCGGCGGCCACACCGGTGAGATCGCCTCCATGGTGCTCACCCCGGAGGCCGTGGAGGCCGTCGACCCGCTGCCGGTCCTGGCGGCGGGCGGCATCGGCAGCGGACAGCAGGTCGCGGCCGCGCTCGCGCTCGGCGCGCAGGGGGTGTGGCTGGGCTCGGTGTGGCTGACGACGACGGAGGCCGACATGCACTCGCCCGCGGTCACCCGCAAGCTGCTCGCCGCGGGCTCCGGCGACACGGTGCGCTCGCGTGCGCTGACCGGGAAGCCCGCGCGCCAGCTGCGCACCGAGTGGACGGACGCGTGGGACGACCCTCAGGGCCCCGGCACCCTGCCGATGCCCCTCCAGGGCCTGCTCGTCGCCGAGGCCGTGTCCCGGATCCAGAAGTACGAGGTGGAGCCGCTGCTCGGCACGCCCGTGGGGCAGATCGTGGGGCGGATGAACGAGGAGCGCAGCGTCCAGGCGGTCTTCGACGACCTGACGCGCGGCTTCGAGAAGGCGATCGACCGCATCAACAAGATCGCAGGACGGTGAGTGACCAGCATGAGCACACCCCCCAACAGCACACCGGCCAACGGCTTCTGGGCGCAGGCCGCCGCCGATCCCGACCGCACGATCCTGATCGCCCCTGACGGTGAACCGTGGACGGCGGGACGCCTGCATGCCGCGTCCAACAAGATGGTCCACGGCCTGCGCGCGGCGGGCCTGGAGCGGGGCGACGCGTTCGCCGTCGTGCTCCCCAACAGCGTCGAATTCTTCATCGCGTACCTCGCCGCCTCACAGGCCGGCTTCTATCTCGTGCCGGTCAACCACCACCTCGTGGGGCCGGAGATCGCCTGGATCGTCTCCGACTCGGGCGCCAAGGTGCTGATCGCGCACGAGCGGTTCGCCGACGCGGCGAGGTCCGCCGCCGACGAGGCGGGCCTGCCCGACAGCCACCGGTACGCGGTCGGGGACGTCGCGAGCTTCCGCCCGTACGCCGAACTCCTCGACGGGCAGAGCGAGTCGGCGCCCGAGGAGCGCACGCTCGGCTGGGTCATGAACTACACGTCCGGGACGACGGGCCGCCCCCGCGGCATCCGCCGCCCGCTGTCCGGGAAACTCCCCGAGGAGTCGTACCTCGGCGGGTTCCTCGGCATCTTCGGCGTCAAGCCGTACGACGACAATGTCCACCTGGTCTGCTCGCCGCTCTACCACACGGCGGTCCTCCAGTTCGCGGGAGCGTCCCTGCACATCGGGCACACGCTCGTCCTGATGGACAAGTGGACGCCCGAGGAGATGCTCCGCCTCATCGACACCCACAAGTGCACGCACACGCACATGGTGCCGACCCAGTTCCACCGGCTGCTCGCGCTCCCGCAGGAGGTCAAGGACCGCTACGACGTCACGTCCATGCGGCACGCGATCCACGGCGCCGCGCCGTGCCCCGACCACGTCAAACGCGCCATGATCGACTGGTGGGGGATGTGCGTCGAGGAGTATTACGCGGCGAGTGAGGGCGGCGGTGCGTTCGCGACGGCCGAGGACTGGCTGAAGAAGCCGGGAACCGTCGGAAAGCCCTGGCCCATCAGCGAGTTGGCGATCTACGACGACGACGGCAACAAGCTGCCGGCCGGTGAACTCGGCACCGTCTACCTCAAGATGAACACCGGCGGATTCTCGTATCACAAGGACGAGGGCAAGACGAAGAAGAACCGCATCGGCGACTTCTTCACCGTCGGTGACCTCGGGGTGATCGACGAGGACGGCTATCTCTTCCTGCGGGACCGCAAGATCGACATGATCATCTCGGGCGGGGTCAACATCTACCCCGCCGAGATCGAGTCCGCGCTCCTGACACACCCCGCCGTCGCCGACGCGGCTGCCTTCGGCATCCCGCACGACGACTGGGGCGAGGAGGTCAAGGCGGTCGTCGAGGTCGCGGAGGGCCGAACCGCCGGTGACGCGCTCGCGGCCGAGATCCTCGCCCACTGCGAGACCCAACTCGCGGGCTACAAGCGGCCCAAGAGCGTCGACTTCATCGAGACGATGCCCCGCGACCCCAACGGCAAGCTCTACAAGCGTCGCCTGCGGGACCCGTACTGGGAGGGACGGACCAGGGCGGTCTGAGACCGCCCTGGTCCTGGGGGGGCGTCCGTCAGTCGCGCACCCGCACCACCTTCAGTGCGGGCGACCTGAGGATGTCCTTCTCGCAGAAGCGCTCCGTGACCCACTTCTTCTTTGAGAAGAGGTGGGTCTGGTCGCTGTAGTGCGGCGAGTTCGGGTTCGACGACTCGGAGTACGTGAGGAGGGTGCGCGCCACCGGGCAGCGCCCGCCGTCCCAGCCGACCGCCTGGATGTAGCTCGACCCGGTCGTGACGTCGGTGTAGCCGCCGCCCGCGGCGTTCCACACCGGCTCGACCTTGTTCCACACGCCGAGCGACTCCGTGCCGCCGTGCACCGGGATGCGCTCGCCGCCGCGTGTCACGAACTGGTGGTCGCCGAGCTTGGCGTCCAACGGGATGCTCGTGGCCTTGAGTTCGGCCACCGCGTCGGCGAGCGCCGTGGCGAAGCCGGGCGCCTGCGTGTTCAGTGTGTTCGGCGTACGCACCGGATCCGCCGCGGAGAACGGCACCTTCCACAGCTGGGCCGCGGGTACCGCC
Protein-coding sequences here:
- a CDS encoding serine hydrolase, translating into MSGAPEAADRPHRGATGSGPTRRQFGAAGLALGGALALTPFPAGPAAAAAEASAGRPTLRRGSPERAGLLAGHLRQLVADAEKFLGTFPGGPKHPWYAGAVLLAGRGGTVALHQPIGKAVRYSHYDDKTDTGIEFPADQQIDMADDTVFDLASISKLFTSILAVQELERGALELEAKVVTYLPEFTGGGKQDVTIRQLLTHTSGFRPDIAFYKESEHDAQLALLWKEALLNPAGTTYLYSDLNLITLQLVVEKLTGKPLDVLLPERITGPLGMTRTRYNPPASWKPKVAATEDARAPWSGLDRGLVWGEVHDENAYAFGGVAGHAGVFSCAWDMAVLGRALLNGGIYGKARILSQKSVDLMFTNFNTDFPGDEHGLGFELYQHWYMGAMATPRTAGHTGFTGTSLVLDPTTDSFLIVLGNSVHPVRSWRSGSAPRVAAGDNMARAVAVRPQHGRTAWFSGMASATSATLTLPDLRLASDRARLGCELWWDTEPHSDFLFLETSTDGGKNWKPLPFTSGRSDAHPSGAVDGYADRTWHRLTADLGPFVAAPLRLRWRYATDQLYVGRGAYVDGIRVLDGDAVAFDDARPADASRIEAKGWTASQD
- a CDS encoding NAD(P)H-dependent flavin oxidoreductase, giving the protein MQTELSKKLGIEHAVFGFTPFPAVAAAISRAGGFGVLGAVRYAAPDELKRDLDWLDEHVDGRPYGLDVVMPAKKVEGVTEADIEAMIPPEHRQFVQETLAKYGVPELAEGEASGWRITGWMEQVARSQLDVAFDYPIKLLANALGSPPADVIARAHEHDVLVAALAGSARHARKHADAGIDVVVAQGYEAGGHTGEIASMVLTPEAVEAVDPLPVLAAGGIGSGQQVAAALALGAQGVWLGSVWLTTTEADMHSPAVTRKLLAAGSGDTVRSRALTGKPARQLRTEWTDAWDDPQGPGTLPMPLQGLLVAEAVSRIQKYEVEPLLGTPVGQIVGRMNEERSVQAVFDDLTRGFEKAIDRINKIAGR
- a CDS encoding acyl-CoA synthetase, translated to MSTPPNSTPANGFWAQAAADPDRTILIAPDGEPWTAGRLHAASNKMVHGLRAAGLERGDAFAVVLPNSVEFFIAYLAASQAGFYLVPVNHHLVGPEIAWIVSDSGAKVLIAHERFADAARSAADEAGLPDSHRYAVGDVASFRPYAELLDGQSESAPEERTLGWVMNYTSGTTGRPRGIRRPLSGKLPEESYLGGFLGIFGVKPYDDNVHLVCSPLYHTAVLQFAGASLHIGHTLVLMDKWTPEEMLRLIDTHKCTHTHMVPTQFHRLLALPQEVKDRYDVTSMRHAIHGAAPCPDHVKRAMIDWWGMCVEEYYAASEGGGAFATAEDWLKKPGTVGKPWPISELAIYDDDGNKLPAGELGTVYLKMNTGGFSYHKDEGKTKKNRIGDFFTVGDLGVIDEDGYLFLRDRKIDMIISGGVNIYPAEIESALLTHPAVADAAAFGIPHDDWGEEVKAVVEVAEGRTAGDALAAEILAHCETQLAGYKRPKSVDFIETMPRDPNGKLYKRRLRDPYWEGRTRAV